The following coding sequences lie in one Lolium perenne isolate Kyuss_39 chromosome 2, Kyuss_2.0, whole genome shotgun sequence genomic window:
- the LOC127322834 gene encoding basic blue protein-like: MTLLAVAAMAVLSSVSAATYNVGEPAGEWGFGINYGSWASSKQFIPGDSIVFKYSPQAHDVLEVSKADYDSCSAASPITTLKTGNDVVALPATGTRYFICGFAGHCTADMKVAIDVVSASSPSTPSSPAPASGPSARNSPPPPSPSAATSVRVTAGLGLVVLLAGLMA, translated from the coding sequence ATGACCCTCCTTGCAGTGGCAGCCATGGCTGTCTTGAGCAGCGTGTCAGCGGCGACATACAACGTCGGCGAGCCGGCCGGCGAGTGGGGCTTCGGCATCAATTACGGTAGCTGGGCGTCCTCGAAGCAGTTCATCCCCGGTGACAGTATCGTCTTCAAGTACTCACCGCAGGCGCATGACGTGCTCGAGGTCAGCAAGGCCGACTACGACTCCTGCAGCGCTGCAAGCCCCATCACCACCCTCAAAACCGGCAACGACGTCGTTGCACTCCCCGCTACCGGCACCCGCTACTTCATCTGCGGTTTCGCTGGCCACTGCACCGCCGACATGAAGGTCGCCATCGACGTCGTGTCAGCGTCCTCCCCGTCAACGCCGTCGTCGCCCGCACCAGCCAGCGGTCCCAGCGCCAGGAACTCtcccccgccgccgtcgccctccgCTGCTACCTCGGTCAGGGTCACAGCAGGCCTTGGCCTCGTGGTCCTGCTTGCCGGTCTCATGGCTTGA
- the LOC127322816 gene encoding uncharacterized protein, whose product MIATRRTREEQVHGKPLTNLGAWKMSHKKTKVDKPREEKYYGKSGTYLQNYATAFKKLHGEDSQPLEEEVDETVVIVSGLGKRHGRHQILDGVIAPTTTLTQVRASSMSSSQLIPPRPRPGGSRQAFDTSLDEAYNRLYESYEEKLEEYVKSVEAHDAYQASHNAAVMAYITTGVQPTMGSPPPPKPPLPRIPTREEFLASVASGIPGSAQSSTDFGRASASPSPSLSQSRPITPIHTGSSRGPSASAEPADLPFQEADL is encoded by the exons ATGATCGCTACAAGGCGCACCAG AGAG GAGCAAGTTCATGGGAAGCCGCTTACTAACTTAGGAGCCTGGAAGATGTCGCATAAGAAGACGAAGGTCGACAAACCTAGAGAGGAGAAATACTATGGTAAGTCTGGCACATACTTGCAAAATTACGCGACGGCGTTCAAAAAACTGCATGGGGAGGATTCTCAGCCCCTTGAGGAGGAGGTCGACGAGACGGTGGTGATCGTGTCAGGGCTCGGCAAGCGGCATGGCCGCCATCAGATTCTTGATGGGGTGATCGCGCCTACCACCACACTCACACAAGTTCGAGCTTCTAGCATGAGCAGCAGTCAGTTGATCCCACCTCGTCCACGGCCCGGTGGATCTAGGCAGGCCTTCGAT ACTTCTCTGGACGAGGCATACAATAGGCTCTATGAGAGTTATGAGGAGAAGCTTGAGGAGTACGTGAAGTCGGTTGAAGCCCACGATGCGTACCAGGCCAGCCATAATGCG GCGGTGATGGCGTATATTACTACTGGAGTTCAGCCGACTATGGGATCTCCGCCACCACCAAAACCACCGCTACCAAGGATCCCAACGAGAGAAGAATTCCTCGCCTCGGTCGCCTCAGGAATTCCA GGATCAGCTCAGTCCAGCACTGACTTTGGTCGTGCTTCTGCCTCGCCCTCACCCTCGCTTAGCCAGTCGCGGCCTATCACCCCGATTCATACCGGAAGTAGTCGTGGTCCTAGTGCTTCTGCTGAGCCTGCTGACTTGCCGTTTCAG GAGGCAGACCTGTAA